In Thermoproteota archaeon, one DNA window encodes the following:
- a CDS encoding 50S ribosomal protein L1: MVSDAELESMIKKAKEGDKDRKFTQAVELIMVFKDIDVKKGFSLNETIQLPKTSSPARVCVLAKGDMGTKAKNAKADRVVNEDELNKMGADKRASRKFINSYDFFLADTQLMPVVGKVLGQILGPRGKMPTPVPFNAPIESFLQRFRSSIRVRLRASLSLSCKIGDETMDNKDLAVNAHTVINTIEKKLPSGDKNIKKIMIKTTMGKLVKEVPQVKKKNA; the protein is encoded by the coding sequence ATGGTTTCTGATGCAGAGTTAGAATCAATGATTAAAAAGGCCAAGGAAGGCGACAAGGACAGAAAGTTCACTCAAGCAGTAGAACTGATAATGGTCTTCAAAGACATTGATGTAAAGAAAGGATTCTCGCTTAATGAGACCATTCAGCTTCCAAAGACTAGCTCACCAGCTCGTGTATGCGTATTGGCAAAAGGTGACATGGGAACCAAGGCAAAAAATGCAAAAGCAGACAGAGTTGTAAATGAAGATGAGCTAAACAAGATGGGAGCAGACAAGAGAGCTTCTCGTAAATTTATCAATAGTTATGATTTCTTTTTGGCAGATACACAACTCATGCCAGTTGTAGGTAAGGTACTCGGACAAATTCTTGGTCCAAGAGGAAAGATGCCAACACCTGTTCCATTTAATGCACCAATTGAATCATTCCTGCAAAGATTCAGATCATCAATTAGAGTTAGACTGAGAGCATCATTGTCATTGTCTTGCAAAATTGGAGATGAGACAATGGATAACAAAGACCTAGCAGTAAATGCACACACTGTGATTAACACAATTGAGAAAAAATTACCAAGCGGTGACAAGAACATCAAAAAAATTATGATTAAAACAACAATGGGAAAACTTGTCAAAGAAGTACCACAGGTGAAGAAGAAGAATGCATGA